One stretch of Methylopila sp. 73B DNA includes these proteins:
- a CDS encoding methyl-accepting chemotaxis protein, with product MATQAGQSLGIVVDQAAESLKEAARSNIAAIQNITRRMRLLALNAQIEAAHAGQTGFAVVAEEVKGVAREIETLAASLGGDVGARVDDLRDAVSGLASAARGDRFVDLALNAVEIIDRNLYERTCDVRWWATDSAVVDCAAAPRAEAVAHAERRLGVILSAYTVYLDLWLCDLNGRVVANGRPQRFAARGADASRTRWFAKAKSLASGDDFAVAEIDRCAELGGAQVATYVASVREGGAPHGKPLGFLAIHFDWEPQARSIVEGVRLTAEEAAQSRVLLLDAGHRVIAGSRGSALGEAFPLATGGRDFGLYADASGRLIAFHKTPGYETYRGMGWFGVIEYAPLAARASAPALARPERAWGSASSATA from the coding sequence ATGGCTACGCAGGCGGGGCAATCCTTGGGAATCGTGGTGGATCAGGCGGCGGAAAGCCTGAAGGAGGCCGCCCGCTCCAACATCGCGGCGATCCAGAACATCACCCGGCGGATGCGGCTGCTGGCGCTGAACGCCCAGATCGAGGCGGCCCATGCCGGCCAGACCGGATTCGCGGTGGTTGCGGAGGAAGTGAAAGGGGTCGCGCGGGAGATCGAGACGCTTGCGGCGAGCCTCGGCGGCGACGTTGGCGCCCGCGTCGACGATCTTCGCGACGCGGTTTCAGGTCTCGCCTCAGCCGCGCGGGGCGACCGCTTCGTCGACCTCGCTTTGAATGCGGTGGAAATCATCGATCGCAATCTCTACGAGCGCACCTGCGACGTGCGCTGGTGGGCCACCGACAGCGCCGTGGTGGACTGCGCCGCGGCGCCGCGGGCGGAGGCCGTCGCGCACGCCGAGCGCCGGCTCGGGGTGATCCTGTCGGCTTACACGGTCTATCTGGACCTCTGGCTCTGCGACTTGAACGGCCGGGTCGTCGCAAACGGTCGGCCGCAGCGCTTCGCGGCCCGCGGCGCGGACGCGAGCCGGACGCGTTGGTTCGCCAAGGCGAAGAGCCTCGCCTCGGGCGACGATTTCGCGGTCGCCGAGATCGACCGCTGCGCGGAGCTCGGAGGCGCGCAGGTCGCGACCTACGTCGCCTCGGTGCGCGAAGGCGGCGCGCCGCACGGCAAGCCTCTGGGCTTCCTCGCGATCCACTTCGACTGGGAGCCGCAAGCGCGCTCCATCGTGGAAGGCGTAAGGCTCACCGCCGAAGAGGCGGCGCAGAGCCGCGTGTTGCTGCTCGACGCCGGCCATCGCGTGATCGCCGGCAGCCGCGGGTCAGCCCTCGGAGAGGCGTTTCCGCTCGCGACCGGCGGACGCGACTTCGGCCTCTACGCGGACGCGTCCGGGCGTCTGATCGCCTTTCACAAGACGCCGGGGTACGAGACCTACCGCGGGATGGGGTGGTTCGGCGTCATCGAATACGCGCCGCTCGCCGCGCGCGCGTCAGCTCCAGCGCTTGCCCGCCCCGAACGGGCGTGGGGTTCGGCGTCGTCGGCCACGGCCTGA